The proteins below are encoded in one region of Pleuronectes platessa chromosome 14, fPlePla1.1, whole genome shotgun sequence:
- the LOC128455795 gene encoding uncharacterized protein LOC128455795 isoform X1 — translation MFCLECSTYSTIIFHMCVCEHRCNPTGTKRTWQQLKMKYKNVVQTANRKKAEARKTGGGPPPPPLTEAEKMALSQNSGRPIAEGISGGSSSDPPTPQVTGAYIRVTDGVICLVEPSAITDLHAVEDDEETLSAATEREDAERPAESHAGNYNGEEGPSTSTAQLTSLPVKQLYKVYLESQINKSHLEMEHIRLQITKTEKEIQLLDHQLKVGDVPTGGCFLIVSTTKD, via the exons atgttttgtcttgaatgttccacttattcaacaattatattccatatgtgtgtctgtgagcacagGTGCAACCCAACAGGCACCAAACGGACTTGGCAGCAGctaaagatgaaatataaaaatgtagttCAAACAG CCAACAGAAAAAAGGCTGAGGCCCGCAAAACAGGTGgcggtccaccaccaccacctctcacagaggctgaaaagatggCCCTCAGTCAGAACAGTGGACGACCCATTGCTGAGGGCATCTCTGGGGGGAGTTCATCGGACCCACCCACGCCCCAGGTCACAGGGGCCTACATAAGAG TTACTGATGGTGTAATCTGTCTCGTTGAGCCTTCTGCCATAACAGACCTCCATGCTGTT gaggatgatgaagaaaccttatcagctgccacagagagggaagatgcagagaggcctgctgaa aGCCATGCTGGAAATTACAATGGGGAAGAAGGTCCATCAACctccacagcacagcttaccTCA CTCcctgtgaaacaactttacaaggtatatttagaatctcaaataaacaaatcacaccTAGAAATGGAGCACATAAGGCTGCAGATcaccaaaacagaaaaggaaatacaacTGCTGGACCATCAGTTAAAGGTGGGTGACGTGCCCACAGgtggatgttttttaattgtttcaacaACAAAGGATTAA
- the LOC128455791 gene encoding putative nuclease HARBI1 — MACPFIEEPVDVEAQILRRHLHRERIIRPRLDVLSFPDEYLFERFRFSASSIIYINDILSPHIAHMTHRGHALSSEQILCIALRFFANGSFLYNVGDAEHVSKATVCRAVRNVTLALKRLLCTFVVFPSHRPTRLLKEEFHRIAGFPGVIGCIDGTHIPIIAPSINEGDYVNRKSVHSINVQIICDGAHMINNVEAKWPGSVHDSRMFRESTLSARFAGVEFDGYLLGDRGYPCQRYLLTPYPDPEPGPQRHYNLAHCRTRARVEMTIGILKARFQCLRRLRVTPERACDIIVACVVLHNIATIRGEQCPTLSPCDPGINHTPPADTRDGRAVRDMICVNHF, encoded by the exons ATGGCGTGTCCTTTTATTGAAGAGCCAGTTGATGTCGAGGCGCAGATACTCCGCAGACATCTCCACCGGGAGAGGATTATTAGACCCCGATTGGATGTTTTATCATTCCCTGATGAGTATCTGTTTGAGCGTTTCCGTTTCTCTGCATcatctataatttatataaacgaTATTCTCAGCCCTCACATCGCTCACATGACGCATCGTGGACATGCTCTCAGTTCCGAGCAAATTCTTTGTATTGCACTTCGTTTTTTTGCCAACGGCAGTTTTTTGTATAACGTCGGTGATGCAGAGCATGTGTCCAAGGCAACTGTCTGTCGGGCTGTCCGAAATGTGACACTTGCACTGAAACGGCTACTATGCACGTTTGTAGTGTTCCCAAGTCACAGACCCACCAGACTTCTCAAAGAAGAGTTCCACAGAATTGCAG ggTTTCCAGGTGTGATTGGCTGCATAGATGGCACTCACATTCCTATCATCGCTCCTTCAATAAATGAAGGAGATTATGTGAATaggaaatctgtccacagcATTAATGTGCAG ATCATATGTGATGGAGCCCACATGATTAACAATGTGGAAGCGAAGTGGCCTGGGTCTGTGCATGATTCACGAATGTTTCGTGAGTCGACACTGAGTGCCAGATTTGCCGGTg TAGAGTTCGATGGTTACCTACTCGGAGACAGAGGGTACCCCTGCCAGCGCTATCTGCTGACCCCTTACCCTGACCCTGAGCCTGGCCCACAGCGACACTACAACTTGGCTCACTGCAGGACACGAGCCAGAGTGGAGATGACCATCGGGATACTCAAGGCCCGGTTCCAGTGCCTTCGTAGGCTCAGGGTCACCCCAGAGAGAGCTTGTGACATTATAGTGGCATGTGTGGTTCTCCACAACATTGCCACTATTAGAGGAGAACAATGTCCTACTCTTTCCCCCTGTGATCCAGGTATTAATCATACCCCCCCTGCTGATACACGAGATGGAAGAGCTGTTAGAGACATGATATGTGTCAATCATTTCTAA
- the LOC128455795 gene encoding uncharacterized protein LOC128455795 isoform X3, whose protein sequence is MIHHGNKWCNPTGTKRTWQQLKMKYKNVVQTANRKKAEARKTGGGPPPPPLTEAEKMALSQNSGRPIAEGISGGSSSDPPTPQVTGAYIRVTDGVICLVEPSAITDLHAVEDDEETLSAATEREDAERPAESHAGNYNGEEGPSTSTAQLTSLPVKQLYKVYLESQINKSHLEMEHIRLQITKTEKEIQLLDHQLKVGDVPTGGCFLIVSTTKD, encoded by the exons ATGattcaccatggcaacaagtG GTGCAACCCAACAGGCACCAAACGGACTTGGCAGCAGctaaagatgaaatataaaaatgtagttCAAACAG CCAACAGAAAAAAGGCTGAGGCCCGCAAAACAGGTGgcggtccaccaccaccacctctcacagaggctgaaaagatggCCCTCAGTCAGAACAGTGGACGACCCATTGCTGAGGGCATCTCTGGGGGGAGTTCATCGGACCCACCCACGCCCCAGGTCACAGGGGCCTACATAAGAG TTACTGATGGTGTAATCTGTCTCGTTGAGCCTTCTGCCATAACAGACCTCCATGCTGTT gaggatgatgaagaaaccttatcagctgccacagagagggaagatgcagagaggcctgctgaa aGCCATGCTGGAAATTACAATGGGGAAGAAGGTCCATCAACctccacagcacagcttaccTCA CTCcctgtgaaacaactttacaaggtatatttagaatctcaaataaacaaatcacaccTAGAAATGGAGCACATAAGGCTGCAGATcaccaaaacagaaaaggaaatacaacTGCTGGACCATCAGTTAAAGGTGGGTGACGTGCCCACAGgtggatgttttttaattgtttcaacaACAAAGGATTAA
- the LOC128455795 gene encoding uncharacterized protein LOC128455795 isoform X2 → MFCLECSTYSTIIFHMCVCEHRCNPTGTKRTWQQLKMKYKNVVQTANRKKAEARKTGGGPPPPPLTEAEKMALSQNSGRPIAEGISGGSSSDPPTPQVTGAYIRVTDGVICLVEPSAITDLHAVEDDEETLSAATEREDAERPAESHAGNYNGEEGPSTSTAQLTSLPVKQLYKVYLESQINKSHLEMEHIRLQITKTEKEIQLLDHQLKEIKKTS, encoded by the exons atgttttgtcttgaatgttccacttattcaacaattatattccatatgtgtgtctgtgagcacagGTGCAACCCAACAGGCACCAAACGGACTTGGCAGCAGctaaagatgaaatataaaaatgtagttCAAACAG CCAACAGAAAAAAGGCTGAGGCCCGCAAAACAGGTGgcggtccaccaccaccacctctcacagaggctgaaaagatggCCCTCAGTCAGAACAGTGGACGACCCATTGCTGAGGGCATCTCTGGGGGGAGTTCATCGGACCCACCCACGCCCCAGGTCACAGGGGCCTACATAAGAG TTACTGATGGTGTAATCTGTCTCGTTGAGCCTTCTGCCATAACAGACCTCCATGCTGTT gaggatgatgaagaaaccttatcagctgccacagagagggaagatgcagagaggcctgctgaa aGCCATGCTGGAAATTACAATGGGGAAGAAGGTCCATCAACctccacagcacagcttaccTCA CTCcctgtgaaacaactttacaaggtatatttagaatctcaaataaacaaatcacaccTAGAAATGGAGCACATAAGGCTGCAGATcaccaaaacagaaaaggaaatacaacTGCTGGACCATCAGTTAAAG GAAATAAAGAAGACCTCATAA
- the LOC128455795 gene encoding uncharacterized protein LOC128455795 isoform X5 — protein sequence MKYKNVVQTANRKKAEARKTGGGPPPPPLTEAEKMALSQNSGRPIAEGISGGSSSDPPTPQVTGAYIRVTDGVICLVEPSAITDLHAVEDDEETLSAATEREDAERPAESHAGNYNGEEGPSTSTAQLTSLPVKQLYKVYLESQINKSHLEMEHIRLQITKTEKEIQLLDHQLKVGDVPTGGCFLIVSTTKD from the exons atgaaatataaaaatgtagttCAAACAG CCAACAGAAAAAAGGCTGAGGCCCGCAAAACAGGTGgcggtccaccaccaccacctctcacagaggctgaaaagatggCCCTCAGTCAGAACAGTGGACGACCCATTGCTGAGGGCATCTCTGGGGGGAGTTCATCGGACCCACCCACGCCCCAGGTCACAGGGGCCTACATAAGAG TTACTGATGGTGTAATCTGTCTCGTTGAGCCTTCTGCCATAACAGACCTCCATGCTGTT gaggatgatgaagaaaccttatcagctgccacagagagggaagatgcagagaggcctgctgaa aGCCATGCTGGAAATTACAATGGGGAAGAAGGTCCATCAACctccacagcacagcttaccTCA CTCcctgtgaaacaactttacaaggtatatttagaatctcaaataaacaaatcacaccTAGAAATGGAGCACATAAGGCTGCAGATcaccaaaacagaaaaggaaatacaacTGCTGGACCATCAGTTAAAGGTGGGTGACGTGCCCACAGgtggatgttttttaattgtttcaacaACAAAGGATTAA
- the LOC128455795 gene encoding uncharacterized protein LOC128455795 isoform X4, which produces MPFIHTSLQSCVFCMYLNLTSIIANRKKAEARKTGGGPPPPPLTEAEKMALSQNSGRPIAEGISGGSSSDPPTPQVTGAYIRVTDGVICLVEPSAITDLHAVEDDEETLSAATEREDAERPAESHAGNYNGEEGPSTSTAQLTSLPVKQLYKVYLESQINKSHLEMEHIRLQITKTEKEIQLLDHQLKVGDVPTGGCFLIVSTTKD; this is translated from the exons ATGCCTTTTATACATACAAGTCTccaaagttgtgttttctgtatgtatttaaatttgaccTCCATTATAGCCAACAGAAAAAAGGCTGAGGCCCGCAAAACAGGTGgcggtccaccaccaccacctctcacagaggctgaaaagatggCCCTCAGTCAGAACAGTGGACGACCCATTGCTGAGGGCATCTCTGGGGGGAGTTCATCGGACCCACCCACGCCCCAGGTCACAGGGGCCTACATAAGAG TTACTGATGGTGTAATCTGTCTCGTTGAGCCTTCTGCCATAACAGACCTCCATGCTGTT gaggatgatgaagaaaccttatcagctgccacagagagggaagatgcagagaggcctgctgaa aGCCATGCTGGAAATTACAATGGGGAAGAAGGTCCATCAACctccacagcacagcttaccTCA CTCcctgtgaaacaactttacaaggtatatttagaatctcaaataaacaaatcacaccTAGAAATGGAGCACATAAGGCTGCAGATcaccaaaacagaaaaggaaatacaacTGCTGGACCATCAGTTAAAGGTGGGTGACGTGCCCACAGgtggatgttttttaattgtttcaacaACAAAGGATTAA